From Streptomyces sp. NBC_00370, a single genomic window includes:
- a CDS encoding zf-HC2 domain-containing protein, with translation MRKLLGAYVLGALAPDEDRRVAEHLDGCDACAAAYLEVADTPSLLALFDEDDLL, from the coding sequence GTGCGCAAACTCCTCGGCGCCTATGTCCTCGGGGCGCTCGCGCCGGACGAGGACCGGCGCGTCGCGGAACATCTCGACGGCTGTGACGCCTGCGCCGCCGCCTACCTGGAGGTGGCCGACACGCCGTCACTGCTCGCGCTGTTCGACGAGGACGACCTGCTGTAG
- a CDS encoding anti-sigma factor family protein: MRTLDLHRDVGAYALGVLDAADAFRFEDHLMECPSCALRLDGFGAVRTQLDAYARQTPAGVAPVAVAGQELLYRLLERADAVRGRRKTRRLLLVAAAAVLAVGGPLGALAAAPGGGPGESVRWTASDGGTGTAAVVTAAAKAWGTDVAFELSRPVAPGSCALVAVGRDGSRETVTTWAAPAGQPKPLVTRGGAALQPDQIDHFEVQASDGRRLVTLTERGTGHGAAPP, from the coding sequence ATGCGGACCCTGGATCTCCATCGCGATGTCGGCGCCTACGCACTCGGTGTGCTCGATGCCGCCGACGCCTTCCGCTTCGAGGATCACCTCATGGAGTGTCCGAGTTGCGCCCTGCGGCTTGACGGGTTCGGTGCGGTGCGGACGCAACTCGACGCGTACGCGCGGCAGACGCCCGCAGGCGTCGCGCCGGTCGCCGTCGCCGGGCAGGAGCTGCTGTACCGGCTGCTGGAGCGGGCGGACGCGGTGCGCGGCAGACGCAAGACACGGCGGCTGCTGCTGGTGGCGGCCGCCGCCGTGCTGGCGGTGGGCGGGCCGCTGGGCGCGCTGGCTGCGGCGCCCGGCGGCGGCCCCGGCGAAAGCGTGCGCTGGACGGCGTCCGACGGAGGTACGGGGACGGCGGCCGTGGTGACCGCCGCAGCGAAGGCGTGGGGAACGGATGTCGCATTCGAGCTGAGCCGTCCCGTCGCCCCGGGCAGCTGCGCGCTGGTCGCGGTGGGCCGGGACGGGTCGCGGGAGACGGTGACGACCTGGGCGGCGCCGGCGGGGCAGCCGAAGCCGCTGGTCACCCGGGGCGGCGCCGCGCTGCAGCCGGACCAGATCGACCACTTCGAGGTACAAGCCTCCGACGGCAGACGGCTGGTGACGCTCACGGAACGCGGCACGGGACACGGCGCCGCACCGCCGTGA
- a CDS encoding alpha/beta hydrolase, producing MLVRDRHATVQPALLLDRTVARPRAAVLLLHGGRADGEEPPTRLNLPGARLRPFTRAVLRATEGQDVLVGRVRYRYRGWNGSRADAARDARRALDELALLAGSVPVVLLGHSMGARAALSAAGHDLVSGVVGLAPWCPPDEPVDALTGRRVVLLHGESDRVTDPRGSVALVARARAVGAEAGAVLLAHGDHAMLRRAGVWHTLATSCVTALLGLGPFPDVVRRALLGGEGPVQTV from the coding sequence GTGCTTGTACGCGATCGTCACGCCACCGTGCAGCCCGCGCTGCTCCTCGACAGAACGGTCGCCCGCCCGCGAGCGGCCGTCCTCCTGCTGCACGGAGGCCGCGCCGACGGCGAGGAACCGCCGACCCGGCTGAATCTGCCGGGGGCCCGGCTGCGGCCCTTCACCCGGGCCGTGCTGCGGGCGACCGAGGGACAGGACGTGCTGGTGGGCCGGGTGCGCTACCGCTACCGGGGCTGGAACGGCAGCCGCGCCGACGCGGCGCGTGACGCGCGCCGGGCGCTGGACGAGCTGGCGCTGCTCGCGGGCAGCGTGCCCGTGGTGCTGCTCGGGCACTCGATGGGCGCGCGTGCGGCGCTGTCGGCGGCCGGCCACGACCTGGTCAGCGGCGTGGTGGGGCTCGCGCCGTGGTGCCCGCCCGACGAACCGGTAGATGCGCTGACCGGCCGCCGGGTGGTGCTGCTGCACGGCGAGAGCGACCGGGTGACCGATCCGCGCGGCAGCGTCGCGCTGGTGGCGCGCGCCCGCGCGGTGGGCGCCGAGGCCGGCGCCGTACTGCTCGCGCACGGCGATCACGCGATGCTGCGCAGGGCCGGGGTCTGGCACACGCTGGCCACGAGCTGTGTCACGGCGCTGCTCGGCCTCGGCCCCTTCCCCGACGTGGTGCGGCGCGCCCTGCTGGGCGGTGAGGGCCCCGTCCAGACCGTGTAG
- a CDS encoding wax ester/triacylglycerol synthase family O-acyltransferase, whose translation MGNFLTADLTTEPITTAAPTAGPDPARGADPAGDPIAERLTPLDLAFWHLESAEHPMHLGALALFEPGPGAATVRDLLAARAAAVPRLRMRVRDVLLPVGAAAWAVDRDFDVTRHVRPLTLPEGDFATEVTRLAGELMERPLERGVPPWEMYVLTPPGDRETERPFAVLVKLHHALADGMRAVAIGAGIFDQIADVRTAGVRRARPVPPRSWLPGPGRVAALARERFTDLGRAVGIGASVVRAGRFDPYGVSALTAGSSGTRQLGTAVLDLDDVRRVRRAAGGSANDVLLATVAGALRRWMLGRGELLPTAPPRALVPVSRRRPGSPAGSANSLSAYLLGLPVTEADPLARLRAVRREMERNKAEGPSRGAGAVAVLAGQLPPLAHRLGAPLAGSAARFLFDILVTSVPLPRSALSLGGCPLSEIYPLAPLARGQSLAVGLSSYGGRVHVGLVADGKAVPDLGALAGSLHAELAELVQVTR comes from the coding sequence ATGGGGAACTTCTTGACCGCCGACCTGACCACCGAACCGATCACGACCGCGGCACCGACGGCGGGGCCTGACCCGGCGCGCGGCGCCGACCCGGCCGGCGATCCGATCGCCGAGCGGCTGACCCCGCTCGACCTGGCCTTCTGGCACCTCGAATCCGCCGAGCACCCCATGCACCTCGGCGCACTCGCGCTGTTCGAGCCGGGACCGGGCGCGGCCACCGTGCGCGACCTGCTCGCCGCGCGCGCCGCGGCCGTCCCCCGGCTGCGGATGCGGGTACGCGACGTGCTGCTCCCGGTGGGCGCCGCCGCCTGGGCCGTGGACCGGGACTTCGACGTCACCCGGCACGTACGGCCGCTGACCCTGCCGGAGGGCGACTTCGCCACCGAGGTGACCCGGCTCGCCGGCGAGCTGATGGAACGGCCGCTGGAGCGCGGGGTGCCGCCCTGGGAGATGTACGTGCTGACGCCGCCGGGCGACCGCGAGACCGAGCGGCCCTTCGCCGTGCTGGTCAAGCTGCACCACGCGCTCGCCGACGGGATGCGGGCCGTCGCCATCGGCGCCGGGATCTTCGACCAGATCGCCGACGTGCGGACGGCCGGAGTACGGCGCGCGCGGCCCGTGCCGCCCCGGTCCTGGCTGCCGGGGCCCGGCCGGGTCGCTGCGCTGGCCAGGGAGCGCTTCACCGACCTGGGCAGGGCTGTCGGGATCGGCGCCTCCGTCGTACGGGCGGGCAGGTTCGACCCGTACGGCGTCTCCGCGCTCACCGCCGGGTCCAGCGGCACCCGGCAGCTCGGCACCGCCGTGCTGGACCTGGACGATGTGCGGCGCGTGCGCAGAGCGGCGGGAGGCAGCGCCAACGACGTCCTGCTGGCGACCGTGGCGGGGGCGCTGCGGCGCTGGATGCTCGGCCGGGGCGAACTGCTGCCCACGGCGCCGCCGCGCGCCCTGGTGCCGGTCTCCCGGCGCCGCCCCGGCAGCCCGGCGGGCTCGGCCAACAGCCTCTCCGCCTATCTGCTGGGACTGCCCGTCACCGAGGCCGACCCGCTGGCCCGGCTGCGCGCCGTGCGCAGGGAGATGGAGCGCAACAAGGCCGAGGGCCCCTCGCGCGGCGCGGGCGCCGTCGCCGTACTCGCCGGGCAGCTGCCGCCGCTGGCCCACCGGCTCGGCGCGCCACTGGCCGGCAGCGCCGCCAGATTCCTCTTCGACATCCTCGTCACGAGCGTGCCGCTGCCGCGCTCCGCGCTCTCGCTCGGCGGGTGCCCGCTGAGCGAGATCTACCCCCTCGCGCCGCTCGCGCGCGGCCAGTCCCTGGCCGTCGGCCTGTCCTCGTACGGCGGCCGGGTGCACGTGGGTCTGGTCGCCGACGGCAAAGCCGTCCCCGACCTGGGCGCGCTGGCCGGATCGCTGCACGCCGAACTGGCCGAGCTGGTCCAGGTCACCCGGTAG
- a CDS encoding amidohydrolase family protein — protein MNPPDIVDAHHHIWDLSVRDQEWLDGPEMAPIRRDFSLGDLEPEARAAGVSATVLVQTVTVAAETPEFLAVAATSDLVAGVVGWTDLTAPDIADTLAALRARPGGAKLTGIRHQIQGEPDPEWVLRPEVKRGLAAVAAAGLVYDLVVLPHQMPAAARVADLLPGLTFVLDHAGKPPIAAGSIEPWAHHVRTLAARPNTVCKLSGLVTEADWGTWTANGLRPYADTVIEAFGPDRLMFGSDWPVCRLAASYTEVLEAAGTVTDALSDDERAAVFGGTARRVYAL, from the coding sequence ATGAACCCGCCGGACATCGTGGACGCGCACCACCACATCTGGGATCTGTCCGTACGCGACCAGGAATGGCTCGACGGGCCCGAGATGGCCCCCATCCGGCGGGACTTCTCCCTCGGCGACCTCGAACCCGAGGCGCGCGCGGCGGGGGTGAGCGCGACCGTACTCGTCCAGACCGTCACCGTCGCAGCCGAGACCCCCGAGTTCCTGGCGGTGGCCGCCACCAGCGACCTGGTGGCCGGCGTCGTCGGCTGGACCGACCTGACCGCCCCGGACATCGCCGACACGCTCGCCGCGCTGCGCGCCCGGCCCGGCGGCGCGAAGCTGACCGGGATCCGGCACCAGATCCAGGGCGAGCCCGACCCCGAGTGGGTGCTGCGCCCCGAGGTCAAGCGCGGCCTCGCGGCCGTCGCCGCGGCGGGGCTCGTCTACGACCTGGTCGTCCTGCCGCACCAGATGCCCGCCGCCGCCCGCGTCGCCGACCTGCTGCCCGGGCTCACGTTCGTACTCGACCACGCGGGCAAGCCGCCGATCGCGGCGGGATCCATCGAACCCTGGGCGCACCACGTCAGAACCCTCGCCGCCCGGCCCAACACCGTGTGCAAGCTCTCCGGACTCGTCACCGAGGCGGACTGGGGCACCTGGACGGCGAACGGGCTGCGGCCGTACGCCGACACCGTGATCGAGGCGTTCGGCCCCGACCGGCTGATGTTCGGCTCCGACTGGCCGGTCTGCCGGCTCGCCGCCTCGTACACCGAGGTGCTGGAGGCGGCGGGCACCGTGACGGACGCGCTCAGCGACGACGAGCGCGCCGCCGTCTTCGGCGGTACTGCGCGGCGCGTCTACGCGCTCTGA
- a CDS encoding sensor histidine kinase — MSGTALAALIVLGPLLLAGGFVLGRRTARPQRTSDVGNPVEHATFETLHTASLAAPPLRAGLTEESARKAARRLRSLLGTDALCLTDRDRVLVWDGAGEHHGAEVMDRVKGLLDSGRGTAFTDECADLDCTMRWAVAAPLTVDHRVLGTLVAYAPRESAVLARAAGEVARWVSVQLELAELDRSRTQLIEAEIKALRAQISPHFIFNSLAAIASFVRTDPARARELLLEFADFTRYSFRRHGDFTTLAEELHSIDQYLALVRARFGERLSVRLQVAPEVLPVAMPFLCLQPLVENAVKHGLEGAVTSSRITISALDAGSEAEVVIEDDGIGMEPDRLRQILRGEGGASTGIGLLNVDERLRQVYGDEYGLVIETGVGAGMKITVRIPKYRAGVHG, encoded by the coding sequence CTGAGCGGGACCGCGCTCGCCGCGCTGATCGTGCTCGGCCCGCTGCTGCTGGCGGGCGGCTTCGTCCTGGGCCGCCGCACCGCCCGCCCCCAGCGCACCAGCGACGTCGGCAACCCGGTCGAGCACGCGACCTTCGAGACGCTGCACACCGCGTCGCTCGCCGCGCCGCCGCTGCGCGCCGGGCTCACCGAGGAGAGCGCGCGCAAGGCGGCCCGCAGACTGCGCTCGCTGCTGGGCACCGACGCGCTGTGCCTCACCGACCGGGACCGGGTGCTGGTCTGGGACGGGGCGGGGGAGCACCACGGCGCCGAGGTGATGGACCGGGTCAAGGGGCTGCTCGACAGCGGGCGCGGCACGGCGTTCACCGACGAGTGCGCCGACCTCGACTGCACGATGCGCTGGGCCGTCGCCGCGCCGCTGACCGTCGACCACCGGGTGCTCGGCACGCTCGTCGCCTACGCGCCCCGCGAGTCGGCCGTGCTCGCCAGGGCGGCGGGCGAGGTGGCGCGCTGGGTCTCCGTCCAGCTGGAGCTGGCCGAACTCGACCGCTCGCGCACCCAGCTCATCGAGGCCGAGATCAAGGCACTGCGCGCCCAGATCTCCCCGCACTTCATCTTCAACTCGCTCGCAGCCATCGCCTCGTTCGTCCGCACCGACCCGGCGCGCGCCAGGGAGCTGCTGCTCGAATTCGCCGACTTCACCCGCTACTCCTTCCGCAGGCACGGCGACTTCACCACGCTCGCCGAGGAGTTGCACTCCATCGACCAGTACCTGGCGCTCGTCAGGGCCAGGTTCGGCGAGCGGCTGTCGGTGCGGCTCCAGGTCGCGCCGGAGGTGCTGCCGGTGGCGATGCCGTTCCTGTGTCTGCAGCCGCTGGTGGAGAACGCGGTGAAGCACGGCCTCGAAGGGGCCGTCACCAGCAGCCGGATCACCATCAGCGCACTCGACGCCGGATCCGAGGCCGAGGTGGTGATCGAGGACGACGGCATCGGCATGGAGCCCGACCGGCTGCGGCAGATCCTGCGCGGCGAGGGCGGGGCCTCGACCGGGATAGGGCTGCTCAACGTGGACGAGCGGCTGCGTCAGGTGTACGGCGACGAGTACGGGCTCGTCATCGAGACCGGCGTGGGGGCCGGCATGAAGATCACCGTACGGATCCCCAAGTACCGCGCGGGCGTGCACGGCTGA
- a CDS encoding LytR/AlgR family response regulator transcription factor: MLRVLAVDDEEPALEELLYLLRADPRITAAEGATSATEALRLIGAALEAGPGEDAAVDVVFLDIHMAGLTGLDVARLLAGFAEPPLIVFVTAHEGFAVQAFDLKAVDYVLKPVRRERLAEAVRRVAELVGERTPLAAAHSDQIPVELGGVIRFVSVEDIAYAEAQGDYARLHTETGSHLVRVPLTTLEERWRSRGFVRIHRRHLVALARIDELRLDAGAMSVRVGAAELAVSRRHARALRDLLMRRTGR, encoded by the coding sequence ATGTTGCGCGTACTGGCTGTGGACGACGAAGAACCGGCCCTCGAAGAGCTGCTGTACCTGCTCCGTGCCGATCCTCGGATCACCGCGGCCGAGGGCGCCACCAGCGCGACCGAGGCGCTGCGTCTGATCGGGGCCGCGCTGGAGGCGGGTCCCGGCGAGGACGCGGCAGTCGACGTGGTCTTCCTCGACATCCACATGGCGGGACTCACCGGCCTCGACGTGGCCCGGCTGCTGGCCGGCTTCGCGGAGCCGCCGCTGATCGTCTTCGTCACCGCCCACGAGGGCTTCGCCGTCCAGGCGTTCGACCTGAAGGCCGTCGACTACGTGCTCAAACCGGTCCGCAGGGAACGGCTCGCCGAAGCCGTGCGGCGCGTCGCCGAACTGGTGGGGGAGCGGACCCCGCTGGCCGCCGCCCACAGCGACCAGATCCCCGTCGAACTCGGCGGCGTCATCCGGTTCGTGTCCGTCGAGGACATCGCGTACGCCGAGGCGCAGGGCGACTACGCCCGGCTGCACACCGAGACCGGCAGCCATCTGGTCCGGGTCCCGCTCACCACCCTGGAGGAGCGCTGGCGTAGCCGAGGCTTCGTCCGGATCCACCGCCGCCATCTGGTCGCCCTCGCCAGGATCGACGAACTGCGGCTGGACGCGGGGGCGATGAGCGTACGGGTCGGCGCGGCCGAACTCGCCGTCAGCAGACGGCACGCGCGCGCCCTGCGGGACCTGCTGATGCGCAGGACCGGCCGCTGA
- a CDS encoding Fpg/Nei family DNA glycosylase, which translates to MPEVPEVEALREFLDGHLVGKRIVRVLPLTVNVLKTYDPPLTALEGESVTAVGRRGKYLDIVAGEAGLHLAIHLARAGWLRWKDSFPPAPPRPGKGPLALRTVLAEGDGFDLTEAGTTKRLAVHLVRDLADVPAIRTLGPEPLDDSFDRDAFARLLAGERRQLKGALRDQRLIAGIGNAYSDEILHAAKMSPFKPVHNLTEDEVTTLYEAMRTTLTEAVERSRGVAAGRLKAEKKSGLRVHGRAGEACPVCGDTIREVSFSDSSLQYCPTCQTGGKPLADRRLSRLLK; encoded by the coding sequence ATGCCGGAAGTACCCGAAGTCGAAGCGCTGCGAGAATTCCTCGACGGCCATCTGGTGGGCAAGCGGATCGTGCGCGTCCTGCCTCTGACGGTCAATGTCCTCAAGACCTATGATCCGCCGCTCACCGCCCTGGAGGGCGAGAGTGTCACCGCCGTCGGGCGGCGGGGTAAATATCTTGACATCGTCGCGGGCGAAGCGGGGCTGCATCTCGCGATTCATCTGGCCCGCGCCGGATGGCTGCGCTGGAAGGACTCCTTCCCGCCCGCGCCGCCCCGGCCTGGCAAGGGCCCGCTCGCGCTGCGGACCGTGCTGGCCGAGGGGGACGGCTTCGACCTGACGGAGGCGGGGACGACCAAACGCCTCGCCGTGCATCTCGTACGCGACCTGGCGGATGTGCCCGCCATCAGGACGCTCGGTCCCGAGCCGCTCGACGACTCCTTCGACCGTGACGCCTTCGCCCGGCTGCTCGCGGGGGAGCGGCGGCAGCTCAAGGGGGCGCTGCGCGACCAGCGGCTGATCGCCGGGATCGGCAACGCGTACAGCGACGAGATCCTGCACGCGGCGAAGATGTCGCCCTTCAAGCCCGTGCACAACCTCACCGAGGACGAGGTCACCACCCTCTACGAGGCGATGCGCACCACCCTGACCGAGGCGGTCGAACGGTCGCGCGGCGTGGCGGCGGGACGGCTCAAGGCGGAGAAGAAGAGCGGGCTGCGGGTGCACGGCCGCGCGGGCGAGGCCTGCCCGGTCTGCGGCGACACCATCAGGGAAGTGTCCTTCAGCGACTCGTCGTTGCAGTACTGCCCCACCTGTCAGACGGGCGGCAAACCGCTCGCCGACCGGCGGCTGTCCCGGCTGCTCAAGTAG
- a CDS encoding sodium/solute symporter — protein sequence MSQGYTVAAVTAVVVATVLVGGFGLRISRTTSDFYVASRTVRPALNAAAISGEYLSAASFLGIAGLVLLHGPDMLWYPVGYTAGYLVLLVFVAAPLRRSGAYTLPDFAEGRLESSQVRRLVSVFVVGAGWLYLVPQLQGAGLTLKILTGAPDWCGGLLVALVVVIAVAAGGMRSITFVQAFQYWLKLTALLVPAAFLLLAWQGDGRPHVDLAAAGIDGRADHPLYATYGLIVATFLGTMGLPHVVVRFYTSPNGRAARRTTVVVLALIGAFYLLPPVYGALGRLYVPELPLGTDSDAAVLLMPGRAVGGLGGELLGALVAGGAFAAFLSTASGLTMAVAGVLTQDVLPSRGVRHFRLATPLAMAVPLGGSLMVTGIPVADSVGMAFAVSASSFCPLLVLGIWWRGLTPPGAVAGLLLGGGLAFVATVVTVSGTVPDGWAHALLAWPAVWSVPVGFLAMILVSLATRHRIPPGTSAAMARFHLPETLTRPEGGAR from the coding sequence GTGAGTCAGGGCTACACGGTCGCAGCGGTGACCGCCGTCGTGGTCGCCACGGTCCTCGTCGGCGGCTTCGGGCTGCGTATCTCCCGCACCACCTCGGACTTCTACGTCGCCTCCCGCACCGTGCGGCCCGCGCTCAACGCGGCGGCGATCAGCGGCGAATACCTCTCCGCCGCCTCCTTCCTCGGGATCGCGGGACTCGTCCTGCTGCACGGCCCCGACATGCTCTGGTACCCGGTCGGCTACACCGCCGGCTATCTCGTGCTGCTCGTCTTCGTCGCTGCCCCGCTGCGCCGCTCGGGCGCCTACACCCTCCCCGACTTCGCCGAGGGCAGACTGGAGTCGAGCCAAGTACGGCGCCTCGTCAGCGTGTTCGTGGTCGGCGCCGGCTGGCTCTACCTCGTGCCGCAGCTCCAGGGGGCCGGGCTGACGCTGAAGATCCTCACCGGCGCCCCCGACTGGTGCGGCGGTCTGCTGGTCGCGCTGGTGGTGGTGATCGCCGTCGCGGCGGGCGGGATGCGCAGCATCACCTTCGTCCAGGCGTTCCAGTACTGGCTGAAGCTGACCGCGCTGCTGGTGCCCGCCGCCTTTCTGCTGCTCGCCTGGCAGGGCGACGGACGGCCGCACGTCGATCTGGCCGCGGCGGGGATCGACGGCCGCGCCGACCACCCGCTGTACGCCACGTACGGGCTGATCGTCGCCACCTTCCTCGGCACGATGGGGCTGCCCCATGTCGTCGTCCGCTTCTACACCAGCCCCAACGGCCGCGCCGCCCGCCGCACCACGGTCGTCGTGCTCGCGCTGATCGGCGCGTTCTATCTGCTGCCGCCCGTCTACGGCGCGCTGGGCCGGCTGTACGTGCCCGAACTGCCCCTCGGCACCGACTCCGACGCCGCCGTGCTGCTGATGCCGGGCCGGGCGGTCGGCGGGCTCGGCGGCGAACTGCTCGGCGCGCTCGTCGCCGGCGGCGCCTTCGCCGCGTTCCTCTCCACCGCCTCCGGACTGACCATGGCGGTGGCCGGGGTACTCACCCAGGACGTCCTGCCCTCGCGCGGCGTCCGCCACTTCCGGCTGGCCACACCGCTCGCGATGGCCGTTCCGCTCGGCGGCTCGCTGATGGTCACCGGCATCCCGGTCGCCGACTCCGTCGGCATGGCCTTCGCCGTCTCCGCCTCGTCCTTCTGCCCGCTGCTCGTGCTCGGCATCTGGTGGCGCGGGCTGACCCCGCCCGGCGCCGTCGCCGGGCTGCTGCTCGGCGGCGGACTCGCCTTCGTCGCGACCGTGGTCACGGTCAGCGGGACCGTACCCGACGGCTGGGCGCACGCCCTGCTCGCCTGGCCCGCCGTCTGGTCGGTGCCGGTCGGCTTCCTCGCCATGATCCTGGTCTCGCTGGCCACCCGGCACCGGATCCCGCCGGGCACCAGCGCGGCCATGGCCCGCTTCCACCTCCCGGAGACCCTGACCCGACCCGAGGGAGGCGCCCGCTGA
- a CDS encoding sigma-70 family RNA polymerase sigma factor has product MTTATATAASRTDERALTQLQREHGPALLHFLLGLTYGDRQRAEDLLQETLVRAWLHPEAFDAPFDSMRPWLFTVGRRLAIDARRSRLVRPPEVSDGLLAATPDPQDRTESAAAVLDVRQAVKALSPEHRAVLVQIYFRGLSVGEAAAVLDIPAGTVKSRSYYALRALGRALPGYSRSSSSNSASSDGVSATSR; this is encoded by the coding sequence ATGACCACCGCCACCGCGACAGCGGCCAGCAGGACCGACGAGCGGGCGCTGACGCAGTTGCAGCGCGAACACGGCCCCGCACTGCTGCACTTCCTGCTGGGTCTGACCTACGGGGACCGGCAGCGCGCCGAGGATCTGCTCCAGGAGACGCTGGTGCGCGCCTGGCTCCACCCCGAGGCGTTCGACGCGCCGTTCGACTCGATGCGGCCGTGGCTGTTCACGGTCGGCCGCCGGCTGGCGATCGACGCCCGCAGGTCCCGGCTCGTACGGCCGCCCGAGGTCAGTGACGGGCTGCTGGCGGCGACGCCCGACCCGCAGGACCGTACGGAGAGCGCGGCGGCGGTCCTCGACGTACGGCAGGCGGTGAAGGCGCTCAGCCCGGAGCACCGGGCCGTGCTGGTGCAGATCTACTTCCGCGGGCTGAGTGTGGGCGAGGCGGCGGCGGTCCTGGATATACCCGCCGGCACCGTCAAGTCCCGCTCGTACTACGCGCTGCGGGCCCTCGGCAGGGCGCTGCCCGGCTACAGCAGGTCGTCCTCGTCGAACAGCGCGAGCAGTGACGGCGTGTCGGCCACCTCCAGGTAG
- a CDS encoding aldo/keto reductase, producing MRHTTLGSGPVQVTELSFGAAGIGNLYTPVAPEHARAAIDAAWDAGIRYFDTAPHYGTGLSERRTGEALRARPRDEYTVSTKAGRLLEPVPAGTTAPAADDLANGFAVPATHRRVWDFSADGIRRSIEDSLERLGLDRIDIVYLHDPDDHEEAAFEEAYPALEKLRAEGVVGAIGAGMNQTAMLTRFLRETDVDVVLCAGRFTLLDNSALTALLPEAAARGKSVVAGGVFNSGLLADPRPGATYDYATAPQELVERAQRIDTVTRRHGVPLRAAALHYPLRHPAVASVLVGARSADEARDAAEQFGRTVPDDLWAELRAEGLLTEDGAA from the coding sequence ATGCGGCACACCACGCTCGGAAGCGGTCCGGTCCAGGTGACCGAACTGTCCTTCGGAGCCGCCGGGATCGGCAATCTGTACACCCCGGTGGCGCCCGAGCACGCCCGGGCCGCGATCGACGCGGCCTGGGACGCGGGCATCCGCTACTTCGACACCGCGCCGCACTACGGCACCGGGCTCTCGGAGCGCCGTACGGGCGAGGCGCTGCGCGCCAGGCCCAGGGACGAGTACACCGTCTCCACCAAGGCGGGCAGGCTGCTGGAGCCCGTCCCCGCCGGGACAACGGCGCCTGCCGCCGACGACCTCGCCAACGGCTTCGCCGTCCCCGCCACGCACCGCCGCGTCTGGGACTTCAGCGCCGACGGGATACGCCGGAGCATCGAGGACAGCCTGGAGCGGCTCGGCCTCGACCGCATCGACATCGTCTACCTGCACGACCCGGACGACCACGAGGAAGCGGCCTTCGAAGAGGCGTACCCGGCGCTGGAGAAGCTGCGCGCCGAAGGGGTCGTCGGGGCGATAGGCGCCGGCATGAACCAGACCGCGATGCTCACCCGCTTCCTGCGGGAGACGGACGTCGACGTGGTCCTGTGCGCGGGACGCTTCACCCTGCTCGACAACAGCGCGCTCACCGCGCTGCTCCCCGAGGCCGCGGCGCGCGGCAAGAGCGTCGTCGCCGGCGGGGTCTTCAACTCGGGCCTGCTCGCCGACCCGCGCCCCGGCGCGACGTACGACTACGCCACCGCCCCCCAGGAACTGGTCGAGCGGGCCCAGCGGATCGACACCGTGACCCGCCGCCACGGAGTGCCGCTGCGCGCCGCTGCCCTGCACTACCCGCTGCGCCACCCGGCCGTCGCGAGCGTGCTCGTCGGCGCCCGGTCGGCCGACGAGGCGCGGGACGCCGCCGAGCAGTTCGGCCGTACCGTCCCCGACGACCTGTGGGCCGAACTGCGCGCCGAAGGGCTGCTCACCGAGGACGGAGCCGCGTGA